Proteins co-encoded in one Scylla paramamosain isolate STU-SP2022 chromosome 43, ASM3559412v1, whole genome shotgun sequence genomic window:
- the LOC135093636 gene encoding uncharacterized protein C3orf38-like has protein sequence MLNRLQPQGVVQVGDTFSSDVFMANCTMDIYLYGAINTDKHATGQNNAYTLLKNVCTDFQLMFVPEIDSGVRAEMSQHGLVKLYCVGTLHQGETFIGVFEQEFGLVKCPQGGWKILMTKLSLKQAQKESVCLPALPQGPVFEIPL, from the coding sequence ATGCTGAATCGCTTGCAACCTCAAGGGGTAGTACAGGTTGGTGACACCTTCTCCTCAGATGTGTTCATGGCAAACTGTACCATGGATATTTACCTCTACGGTGCCATAAACACCGATAAACATGCCACAGGGCAGAACAATGCATATACACTGCTCAAAAATGTGTGCACCGACTTCCAACTCATGTTTGTACCAGAGATAGACTCAGGCGTGAGGGCTGAGATGTCGCAGCATGGCTTGGTGAAGCTGTACTGCGTGGGCACACTGCACCAAGGAGAAACATTCATTGGTGTGTTTGAACAAGAGTTTGGCCTAGTCAAGTGTCCACAGGGGGGATGGAAGATTTTGATGACCAAGCTTAGCCTCAAACAAGCCCAGAAAGAAAGTGTGTGCCTCCCTGCTCTTCCCCAGGGCCCTGTGTTTGAGATTCCCCTCTGA